A window of Acinetobacter sp. WCHA55 genomic DNA:
ACTGTTTGTGGTTGAACATTTAATACACTTACTTTTGCCGAAGGTGTTTCAGTCTGAGCTGCTTCTTCAGAGCCACAGCCTTGTAAGATAAGGCCAATAGATAAAAAAAGTGGAAGTAACAGAGGCTTCTTCATATGGAAAAACTCATACAGTTTTAGATATTTACATTATTTTTAATATTTGTGTATTTATCGTTGATAAACTATGGAAAAAGTGTGGAGAATAAAAAAAATATCGATAAAATAAATAAGTTCTTAGTAAAGGATTATTTTATGTTTGATAGTTCATTCTCATTTGATTGCCGTGACAAACTAATTCTTGTTGTTGAGGATGAATATGATATTGGTGATATTATTGAACAGTATCTAAAAAAAGAAGGGATGCGTGTCATACGTGCTATGAACGGTAGACAAGCTATAGAGCTCCATTCGTCTCAACCTATTGATTTATTATTGTTAGATATTAAATTACCAGAAATAAATGGATGGGATGTTCTTAAAAAAATTCGACAAACTAATGATACCCCAGTCATCATGTTAACCGCACTTGATCAAGATATTGATAAAGTTATGGCACTCCGAATGGGCGCTGATGATTTTGTGGTAAAACCTTTTAATCCTAATGAAGTCGTAGCAAGAGTATATGCTGTATTAAGACGCAGCCAACAAAACCAGCAAGCAAAAAATAAGAATTTGCATTATAAAAATATTGAAATTCAAACGGATACTCATAGTGTATTTATTAATTTAAGTTCATCATCACCAAAGCTGAACTTAACTTTAACAGAGTATAAAATTTTAATGCTCATGATAGCACAACCACATAAGGTGTTTACTAGAGGAGAGTTGATGAGTTATTGCATGCCAGATGGTAATGCTTTAGAAAGAACTGTTGATAGTCATGTGAGTAAATTAAGAAAAAAACTTGAAGAACATGGCTTAAATCATATGCTTATTAATGTACGAGGCGTAGGCTATCGTTTGGATAATTTAAATGAAAAGTAAAAGTAAAATTAAAATTAAAATTAGTAAACAGCTAATTATTACATTCAGTATTTTGAATTTTAGTATTACTTTTTTTACTTTAACTTTTGGTTATTTAATTTATGCCATTGCCATTGAAGCGAAATTAGTTACATGGGAAAAACTTGGGCAGAACTGGCCTTATCTTCATTTATTAGACTTAGTTTGGTTACTAATAGTATTAATTATAGGATTTTTCTTATCTATTTTTTTAGGAATACGGCTTTCTCAACGATTTGTTAGACCAATTGAATCTATAGCCGTAGCAACTCAAAAAATTAGTCAAGGGGATTTAACAGCAAGAGTTGAAAACAATAAATATGTAAATGCTGAAATTTCAGAGCTTATAGATAATTTTAATGATATGGCCCATAAACTTGAAGTTTCAATAAAAAATGCTCATGTGTGGAATGCAGCGATAGCACATGAATTACGTACTCCAGTTACAATTCTTCAAGGCCGACTACAGGGTATTGTCGATAATGTATTTGAGCCTAGTCCCGCTCTAATGAAAAGTCTACTAAACCAGACTGAAGGGTTATCGTATTTGGTTGAGGATCTGAGAGTATTAAGTTTAATTGAGAATCAACAGCTTAAGTTAAATATAGAGCCAACCAATTTCCAAAAAAGCGTATCAAAAATTATTTTAATGTTTAGTGAGAAATTAGAGGAAGCTAAAATTACTATTCACTCTGAAGTATCAGATGACATAGTGTATTGTGATAGTCGCCGAATGGAACAGGTATTAATTGCTTTAGTAGATAATGCTATACGCTATGCCAATCCAGGCTTACTAAGTATTACATCATTTGTTCAACGACATATATGGACATTAATGATACAAGATGACGGGCCAGGTATTTCTATGGAATATCAAGAAGAACTATTTAAACCTTTTTTCAGGATAGAAGACTCAAGAAATAAAGCATTTGGCGGAACTGGTTTAGGGCTAGCTGTTGTTAATGCAATTATTAATGCTCATCATGGAACCATTCAGTATGAAAATAGGAATTCTAAAAGTGTATTTACTATTAGGATAAACTTCGAATAATAAAAGGCGGATTCAAGCGGCAAGTGCAACAGTATAAAAACCAGCCATAACTTCACTCGGTGTATACCAACCTAGTGTTTTTCTAGGACGATGGTTGAGTGCAAATTCTATCTGCTCTATTTGTTCGTTTGACACGTCATCAAACGATGATGATTTTGGCAGATATTGACGGATTAAACCATTCGTATTTTCATTCCTTGCTCGTTGAATAGACTTGTAAGGATCAGCAAAATACGTCTCTATGCCAACATCAGTAATTCTTTTGTGTTCGGAAAATTCTTTGCCATTATCAAATGTTACACTATAAGCATGGCTCATTTGTAAACGATCTAATGCACAAGTAATCGTTTGAGAGGATGCTCTCGTTGGCCCTAAATGAACAATATGTACATACAGGCTCTTTCGATCAACGAGAGTCAATAAAGCACCTTTATGATGTTTACCAATCACCGTGTCACCTTCGAAATCTCCTAAACGTTGTCGTTGATCAATGACCTGGTCTCGGCAGTGAATACTTGTTTTATCAATGATTTGACCCCTACGATCCGTGTTTTTGTAACCGCGTTTTCGATATTTCTTCTGATGCCTTAAGTGTAGATGAAGTTTACCGCCTTTTGATTTATCTTGATAAATGTACTGGTAAATCCACTCATGTGAAGGTACATCCAGCCAACCGCGTTGTGTTAAAGCACCTGAAATTTGTTCTGGTGACCAGTCCAAACCAATCAAATAATCAATATAAGCGAAGGCAAATGCTGTCATTGATGATGAAGGACGATACCGTCTTTGACTTGCAAATTTAGCTGCCTGTTGAGCTCTATATCCACGTTGTCCAGTATTTCTTTTTAATTCACGGTAGATGGTTGATCGTGAACGTCCTAACTCCCGAGCAAGGGAGGCGATTGAACTTTTACTTTTCAAAGTAGCATAAATTTCGTATCTTTCATCTTGAGAGAGTTGGGTGTATTTCTTCATTGTGTGCTTTCCAATTGCGAGTTGAAAAAGTCTAATGATTCTATGAATACACCTAACTTTTTCAACTGACTACAAATGTGTTGCACTTGGGATTTGAATCTGCGTGGTTCAAATCGGAACATTCCGCAAACAAGCAGTCTATCAAAAGACTATACCTGAATGATAGCGAGCCAAATCGCATACAATATCTATCATTAGACTTAATGCAATAATTAAATGATAGTATTATCATTAATCTAATAGAATTAAGATTAAATGATAGAAATGAATACACGTATTTATCTACGAGCTTCAACTAAAGATCAAGATGCAGAAAGGGCTTTGCAGATTCTTCAGGATCTAAACCAAAACTTGAATTTGGGTGAAACCATTGTGTACGTGGAAAACTATAGTGGTACGAAGTTAGACCGACCTGAATTGAATAAGCTACTGTCAGAAGCAAATCAAGGTGACACATTGTTAGTTGAAAGTATTGACCGCTTATCACGCCTAACCCAACGAGATTTTCAAGAGCTGAAGCGCAGGATCCAGGAGAAGGGACTTCGTTTAGTCGTAGCAGATCTTCCTACTACCTACCAAATGATTCAAACCAGTGACAGCATTACTCATTCAATCTTGGAACTCATCAACAATATGTTGATTGATCTTCTGGCAACAATGGCCCGCCTAGACAATGAGAAACGTATAGAACGTATTAAGCAGGGCCTGGCACGTTCGGGTTACAAACCAACAGGCAAGAAGGCAAATGAG
This region includes:
- a CDS encoding recombinase family protein, with the protein product MIEMNTRIYLRASTKDQDAERALQILQDLNQNLNLGETIVYVENYSGTKLDRPELNKLLSEANQGDTLLVESIDRLSRLTQRDFQELKRRIQEKGLRLVVADLPTTYQMIQTSDSITHSILELINNMLIDLLATMARLDNEKRIERIKQGLARSGYKPTGKKANEAKHKRIKELLVVGNMTKEEIAKAVNCGVATVYRVAKVI
- the adeS gene encoding two-component sensor histidine kinase AdeS — translated: MKSKSKIKIKISKQLIITFSILNFSITFFTLTFGYLIYAIAIEAKLVTWEKLGQNWPYLHLLDLVWLLIVLIIGFFLSIFLGIRLSQRFVRPIESIAVATQKISQGDLTARVENNKYVNAEISELIDNFNDMAHKLEVSIKNAHVWNAAIAHELRTPVTILQGRLQGIVDNVFEPSPALMKSLLNQTEGLSYLVEDLRVLSLIENQQLKLNIEPTNFQKSVSKIILMFSEKLEEAKITIHSEVSDDIVYCDSRRMEQVLIALVDNAIRYANPGLLSITSFVQRHIWTLMIQDDGPGISMEYQEELFKPFFRIEDSRNKAFGGTGLGLAVVNAIINAHHGTIQYENRNSKSVFTIRINFE
- the adeR gene encoding efflux system response regulator transcription factor AdeR, whose amino-acid sequence is MFDSSFSFDCRDKLILVVEDEYDIGDIIEQYLKKEGMRVIRAMNGRQAIELHSSQPIDLLLLDIKLPEINGWDVLKKIRQTNDTPVIMLTALDQDIDKVMALRMGADDFVVKPFNPNEVVARVYAVLRRSQQNQQAKNKNLHYKNIEIQTDTHSVFINLSSSSPKLNLTLTEYKILMLMIAQPHKVFTRGELMSYCMPDGNALERTVDSHVSKLRKKLEEHGLNHMLINVRGVGYRLDNLNEK
- a CDS encoding IS30-like element IS18 family transposase; this translates as MKKYTQLSQDERYEIYATLKSKSSIASLARELGRSRSTIYRELKRNTGQRGYRAQQAAKFASQRRYRPSSSMTAFAFAYIDYLIGLDWSPEQISGALTQRGWLDVPSHEWIYQYIYQDKSKGGKLHLHLRHQKKYRKRGYKNTDRRGQIIDKTSIHCRDQVIDQRQRLGDFEGDTVIGKHHKGALLTLVDRKSLYVHIVHLGPTRASSQTITCALDRLQMSHAYSVTFDNGKEFSEHKRITDVGIETYFADPYKSIQRARNENTNGLIRQYLPKSSSFDDVSNEQIEQIEFALNHRPRKTLGWYTPSEVMAGFYTVALAA